The following proteins come from a genomic window of Populus alba chromosome 12, ASM523922v2, whole genome shotgun sequence:
- the LOC118046676 gene encoding cleavage and polyadenylation specificity factor subunit 1 → MSYAAYKMMHWPTTIDTCVSGFVTHSRSESAHLPQLPTDDLDSDWPSRRRRGGGIGPTPNLIVASGNVLELYVVRVQEEGARSSGELKRGGVMDGVAGASLELVCHYRLHGNVESMGVLSVEGGDDSRRRDSIILAFKDAKISVLEFDDSIHGLRTSSMHCFEGPDWRHLKRGRESFARGPLVKVDPQGRCGGVLVYDLQMIILKAAQAGSALVQDEDAFGSGAAISAHIASSYIINLRDLDMKHVKDFIFVHDYIEPVVVVLHERELTWAGRVVWKHHTCMISALSISTTLKQPTLIWSIGNLPHDAYKLLAVPSPIGGVLVIGVNTIHYHSESASCALALNSYAASVDSSQELPRATFSVELDAANATWLSKDVALLSTKTGELLLLTLVYDGRVVQRLDLSKSKASVLTSDITTLGNSFFFLGSRLGDSLLVQFTSGLGSSMLSPGLKEEVGDIEGDLPSAKRLKVSSSDALQDMVSGEELSLYSSAPNNAESSQKTFSFTVRDSLTNVGPLKDFAYGLRINADANATGISKQSNYELVCCSGHGKNGALCVLQQSIRPEMITEVELPGCKGIWTVYHKNARSHSVDSLKMASDDEYHAYLIISMEARTMVLETADHLTEVTESVDYFVQGRTIAAGNLFGRRRVVQVFERGARILDGSFMTQDLSFGGSNSETGRSESSTVMHVSIVDPYVLVRMADGSIQILVGDPSACTVSVNTPSAFQSSTKSVSACTLYHDKGPEPWLRKTSTDAWLSTGISEAIDGADSGAHEQGDIYCVVCYETGALEIFDVPNFNSVFFVDKFVSGKTHLLDTCTGEPAKDLMKGVNEEVAGAGRKESTQNMKVVELAMLRWSGRHSRPFLFGILTDGTILCYHAHLFEGPDGTSKLEDSVSAQNSVGASSISASRLRNLRFVRVPLDTYTREETSSETSCQRITTFKNISGYQGFFLSGSRPAWFMVFRERLRVHPQLCDGSIVAFTVLHTVNCNHGLIYVTSQGNLKICHLSSASSYDNYWPVQKIPLKGTPHQVTYFAERNLYPLIVSVPVQKPVNQVLSSLVDQEVGHQIENHNLSSDEIHRTYSVDEFEVRILEPSNGPWQVKATIPMQTSENALTVRMVSLFNTSTKENETLLAVGTAYVQGEDVAARGRILLFSVVKNPENSQILVSEVYSKELKGAISALASLQGHLLIASGPKIILHKWTGTELTGVAFSDAPPLYVVSLNIVKNFILLGDIHKSIYFLSWKEQGAQLSLLAKDFASLDCFSTEFLIDGSTLSLVVSDEQKNVQIFYYAPKMSESWKGQKLLSRAEFHVGALVTKFMRLQMLSPSLDRSGAAPVSDKTNRFALLFGTLDGSIGCIAPLDELTFRRLQSLQKKLVDAVPHVAGLNPKSFRQFRSDGKAHRPGPESIVDCEMLSYYEMIPLEEQVEIAQQIGTTRAQILSNLNDLTLGTSFL, encoded by the exons ATGAGCTACGCGGCCTACAAGATGATGCACTGGCCAACCACCATAGACACGTGCGTCTCTGGTTTCGTAACCCATTCTCGCTCCGAGTCAGCACATCTTCCTCAACTACCCACTGACGATCTTGACTCTGACTGGCCTTCACGCCGCCGCCGCGGTGGAGGAATTGGCCCTACTCCGAACCTAATTGTTGCTTCCGGTAATGTTCTTGAACTCTATGTTGTCAGGGTTCAAGAAGAGGGGGCGAGGAGTTCGGGTGAATTGAAGCGTGGTGGAGTTATGGATGGTGTTGCTGGAGCTTCTCTTGAGCTTGTTTGCCATTACAG GTTACATGGTAATGTTGAGTCAATGGGGGTGTTGTCTGTTGAAGGTGGTGATGATTCTAGGAGAAGGGATTCTATTATATTAGCATTTAAAGATGCAAAGATTTCTGTTTTGGAGTTTGATGATTCAATTCATGGACTTCGCACGAG CTCTATGCATTGTTTTGAAGGTCCAGACTGGCGTCATTTGAAAAGAGGTAGAGAATCATTTGCAAGAGGTCCATTGGTAAAGGTTGATCCTCAAGGAAGATGCGGAGGTGTTCTTGTTTATGATTTGCAGATGATAATACTTAAGGCTGCTCAG GCTGGTTCTGCCTTGGTTCAAGATGAAGATGCTTTTGGTTCCGGAGCTGCTATCTCTGCTCATATTGCCTCTTCTTACATCATCAATCTTAGAGATTTAGACATGAAACATGTAAAAGATTTCATATTTGTGCATG ATTATATTGAACCTGTGGTGGTTGTCCTTCACGAGCGAGAGCTTACTTGGGCTGGGCGTGTTGTGTGGAAGCATCATACTTGCATGATTTCTGCTCTTAGTATCAGTACAACTTTGAAGCAACCTACCCTTATATGGTCTATTGGA AATCTCCCGCATGATGCTTATAAGCTGCTTGCAGTGCCATCTCCCATTGGCGGTGTTCTTGTGATTGGTGTGAACACTATCCATTATCACAGTGAG TCAGCTTCTTGTGCATTGGCTCTGAACAGCTACGCTGCTTCTGTTGATAGCAG TCAAGAGCTGCCAAGAGCAACTTTCAGTGTGGAACTTGATGCTGCCAATGCAACTTGGCTATCAAAAGATGTAGCCTTGCTGTCAACAAAAACTGGGGAACTCTTGTTACTGACCCTTGTTTATGATGGAAG GGTTGTGCAGAGACTTGATCTTTCCAAGTCTAAAGCTTCTGTACTTACTTCG gATATTACAACACTTGGAAACTCGTTCTTTTTTCTGGGAAGTCGTTTGGGAGACAGTTTGCTTGTGCAGTTTACTTCTGGATTGGGATCTTCAATGTTGTCACCTGGTTTAAAGGAAGAG GTTGGAGATATTGAAGGTGATTTGCCTTCAGCAAAGCGATTGAAGGTGTCCTCTTCTGATGCTTTACAAGATATGGTTAGCGGGGAGGAACTTTCCTTGTATAGTTCAGCGCCAAATAATGCCGAATCATCACAG AAAACTTTCTCATTTACAGTGAGGGATTCGTTGACCAATGTTGGCCCTTTGAAGGACTTTGCATATGGTTTAAGGATTAATGCGGATGCAAATGCAACTGGAATCTCCAAACAAAGCAACTATGAATTG GTGTGCTGTTCCGGACACGGTAAAAATGGCGCTCTCTGTGTCCTTCAGCAATCAATTCGCCCAGAAATGATTACAGAG GTTGAACTTCCTGGATGTAAAGGAATTTGGACTGTTTACCACAAGAATGCACGTAGTCATAGTGTTGACTCATTGAAAATGGCTTCGGATGATGAATATCATGCATATTTGATCATAAGTATGGAGGCACGTACAATG GTGCTTGAAACTGCTGATCATTTGACGGAAGTCACTGAAAGTGTGGACTATTTTGTGCAAGGAAGAACAATTGCTGCGGGGAACTTGTTTGGAAG ACGTCGAGTTGTTCAGGTGTTTGAACGTGGTGCTCGAATCTTAGATGGTTCTTTTATGACTCAAGATTTAAGCTTTGGAGGTTCTAATTCGGAAACTGGTCGTTCTGAGAGTTCCACAGTGATGCATGTGTCTATTGTGGATCCATATGTTTTAGTTAGAATGGCTGACGGGAGTATTCAGATTCTTGTTGGAG ATCCTTCTGCTTGTACAGTTTCTGTAAACACTCCGTCTGCCTTTCAGAGCTCAACGAAATCAGTATCTGCCTGCACACTGTATCATGATAAAGGGCCAGAGCCATGGCTCCGGAAGACAAGTACAGATGCATGGCTTTCTACTGGAATTAGCGAGGCTATTGATGGTGCTGACAGTGGAGCTCATGAGCAGGGTGACATATACTGTGTTGTTTGTTATGAGACTGGTGCCCTTGAAATATTTGATGTGCCAAATTTCAATTCTGTGTTCTTCGTGGATAAATTTGTCTCTGGAAAAACTCATCTCCTTGATACCTGCACGGGGGAACCTGCTAAAGATCTGATGAAGGGGGTGAATGAAGAAGTTGCCGGTGCTGGCAGAAAAGAAAGTACTCAAAACATGAAGGTTGTCGAATTGGCTATGCTGAGATGGTCTGGACGTCACAGTcgcccttttctttttggaatatTGACTGATGGAACAATTCTTTGTTACCACGCACACCTTTTTGAAGGTCCAGATGGTACTTCTAAACTAGAAGATTCTGTTTCTGCTCAAAATTCTGTTGGTGCTAGCAGCATCAGTGCTTCAAGGCTTAGAAATCTGCGATTCGTTCGGGTCCCCTTGGACACATATACTAGGGAGGAAACGTCAAGTGAAACCTCATGCCAAAGGATTACGACTTTCAAGAATATTAGTGGTTATCAAGGGTTTTTCCTTTCTGGATCAAGACCAGCTTGGTTTATGGTATTTAGAGAGCGACTGCGAGTTCATCCACAG CTATGTGATGGATCTATTGTTGCCTTCACTGTTCTTCACACTGTCAATTGTAATCATGGGCTCATTTATGTCACGTCACAG GGCAATTTGAAGATTTGTCACTTGTCATCTGCCTCGAGTTATGACAACTACTGGCCAGTGCAAAAG ATTCCTTTGAAAGGAACTCCACATCAAGTGACTTATTTTGCAGAGAGGAATTTATACCCTCTCATAGTTTCAGTTCCT GTTCAAAAGCCAGTAAATCAAGTTCTTTCATCACTGGTTGATCAAGAAGTTGGCCATCAGATTGAGAATCATAATTTGAGTTCTGATGAAATACACCGAACTTAcagtgtagatgaatttgaggtTCGGATTTTGGAACCATCTAATGGCCCTTGGCAAGTTAAGGCTACAATCCCAATGCAGACTTCTGAAAATGCATTGACTGTACGAATGGTTTCACTGTTT AATACAAGTACAAAGGAAAATGAAACACTTTTGGCTGTTGGGACTGCTTATGTGCAAGGGGAGGATGTTGCTGCTAGAGGACGTATTCTGCTGTTTTCTGTAGTGAAAAATCCAGAAAATTCTCAGATTTTG GTTTCAGAAGTTTATTCCAAGGAATTGAAAGGTGCTATATCTGCTTTAGCCTCACTTCAAGGCCATCTATTGATAGCTTCTGgtccaaaaattattttacacaaGTGGACCGGTACAGAGTTGACTGGTGTTGCATTTTCTGACGCTCCACCATTATATGTCGTGAGCTTAAATATT GTGAAGAATTTTATTCTCTTGGGTGACATTCACAAAAGCATATACTTTCTTAGTTGGAAGGAGCAGGGAGCTCAGCTCAGCTTGCTGGCGAAGGATTTTGCCTCCCTTGATTGTTTCTCAACGGAGTTTTTGATTGATGGAAGTACTTTGAGCCTTGTGGTTTCAGATGAACAAAAGAATGTTCAG ATATTCTATTATGCACCAAAGATGTCTGAGAGTTGGAAAGGACAGAAACTGCTTTCAAGGGCTGAATTTCATGTTGGTGCCCTTGTTACTAAGTTCATGAGGTTGCAAATGCTTTCCCCTTCACTTGATCGAAGTGGTGCCGCTCCAGTTTCTGACAAGACCAATCGCTTTGCTTTACTGTTTGGTACTTTGGACGGCAGCATAGGTTGTATTGCACCTCTTGATGAGCTCACATTTCGTAGGCTGCAGTCACTGCAGAAGAAACTTGTTGATGCTGTTCCCCATGTAGCTGGTTTAAACCCAAAATCATTCCGCCAGTTCCGCTCTGATGGAAAGGCTCACCGACCTGGCCCTGAAAGCATAGTTGATTGTGAAATGCTTTCCTA TTATGAGATGATCCCGTTGGAGGAACAGGTTGAAATTGCCCAACAGATTGGAACAACACGTGCTCagattttgtcaaatttgaaCGACCTTACTCTGGGCACAAGCTTTCTGTGA